In the genome of Planctomycetota bacterium, one region contains:
- a CDS encoding ParA family protein: MDDPQTQKIELPSVPAIMFGNQKGGVGKSTNTVNIASALGHLGYRVLVIDTDGEASATRSLGVTPEEFAGFYEICLGINTAAQTVVSEGLPPNVDLIPSRNDVNVVPERIDTRDRSVTYGLLRETLAWARDNYDLVLIDTPPTAGAFQAISAYANATHLVLSVKGDSYSYEAMHKAVSQMVLPIREQANPSLTILGILVCDVSIQSQDWFRDIWIPMAAYGDEKLMFTRRIRRHALVTAGQREGRTVFQMANRHWVKNRGIIADFTAVAKEIIVRLSQPEAFAEGRLEGGPPLPDGWQKQLDRYIDARLEQETTGAEA; this comes from the coding sequence ATGGACGACCCGCAGACCCAAAAAATCGAACTGCCCAGCGTGCCGGCCATCATGTTCGGCAACCAGAAGGGCGGTGTCGGCAAGAGCACTAACACCGTGAATATCGCCTCGGCGCTGGGCCACCTCGGCTACCGCGTCTTGGTGATTGACACGGACGGTGAGGCCAGCGCGACCCGCAGCCTGGGTGTCACACCCGAAGAGTTCGCGGGCTTCTACGAGATCTGCCTCGGGATCAACACGGCCGCCCAAACTGTCGTATCCGAAGGCTTGCCGCCCAACGTCGACCTGATCCCGTCCCGGAACGACGTCAACGTCGTGCCGGAGCGGATCGACACCCGCGACCGGTCGGTGACCTACGGCCTGTTGCGTGAAACCCTGGCCTGGGCCCGCGACAACTACGACCTGGTCCTCATCGATACTCCGCCCACGGCCGGCGCCTTCCAAGCCATCTCGGCGTACGCCAATGCGACACACCTCGTGCTCTCGGTCAAGGGCGACAGCTACAGCTACGAAGCGATGCACAAGGCGGTCTCGCAAATGGTCCTGCCAATTCGCGAGCAGGCCAACCCTTCGCTGACGATCCTGGGCATCTTGGTATGCGACGTCTCGATCCAGAGCCAGGACTGGTTCCGAGATATCTGGATTCCCATGGCCGCCTACGGCGATGAGAAACTCATGTTCACCCGCCGCATCCGACGACACGCCTTGGTGACCGCCGGCCAGCGGGAAGGGCGGACGGTGTTCCAGATGGCCAACCGCCACTGGGTGAAAAACCGCGGCATCATCGCCGACTTCACCGCCGTCGCCAAGGAAATCATCGTCCGACTGTCTCAACCCGAGGCGTTTGCGGAAGGGCGACTGGAAGGGGGGCCGCCACTGCCGGACGGGTGGCAGAAACAGCTCGACCGGTACATCGACGCCCGGCTCGAGCAAGAGACGACAGGAGCTGAAGCCTGA